One genomic segment of Francisella persica ATCC VR-331 includes these proteins:
- the sohB gene encoding protease SohB — protein MWYQSFINFVFFAFSTLLVVAAIIFVIGSFFSLLSKAKQEAVRLAKGKLEINKIAVEYKQTKQQLLETLLEKKEYKKFLKEQKKLNKQDKPKQKAFVLNFNGDIHASQVENLRNEVSAVLAVANSENEVIVRIDSPGGVVNGYGFAAAQLERIRQSGINLTVCIDQVAASGGYMMSAVAHKIIAAPFAIVGSIGVVGTIPNIRELLEKNGINVEMHTSGEYKRTLTTVGINTEEGRNKFKQDLESIHELFKKHILVYRPSLDINKVATGEYWFGKDALELGLIDKIQTYDDYLIDLLNKQYDIYEVSYVIKKEKGLLKSKLNMLKRTIANFLYAHKII, from the coding sequence ATGTGGTATCAAAGTTTTATAAATTTTGTATTTTTTGCCTTTAGTACTTTGTTAGTTGTTGCTGCTATAATCTTTGTAATTGGTAGTTTTTTTTCATTATTAAGCAAAGCAAAACAAGAAGCTGTAAGGCTAGCTAAAGGTAAGCTTGAGATAAATAAAATAGCAGTTGAATATAAACAGACTAAACAACAGCTCTTAGAGACCTTACTTGAGAAAAAAGAGTATAAAAAGTTTTTAAAGGAGCAAAAAAAATTAAATAAGCAAGATAAGCCAAAACAAAAAGCTTTTGTTCTTAATTTCAATGGTGATATCCATGCTTCGCAAGTCGAAAACCTGCGTAATGAAGTTTCAGCTGTCTTAGCAGTAGCTAACTCAGAGAATGAGGTTATTGTTAGGATAGATAGTCCAGGAGGTGTTGTTAATGGTTATGGTTTTGCAGCAGCGCAACTAGAGCGCATTCGTCAGTCTGGAATAAATCTGACAGTTTGTATTGATCAAGTTGCTGCAAGTGGTGGCTACATGATGTCAGCTGTTGCACATAAAATAATAGCAGCACCATTTGCTATAGTTGGCTCTATTGGAGTTGTTGGCACTATTCCTAATATTAGAGAATTACTTGAAAAAAATGGCATCAATGTTGAAATGCATACTTCTGGAGAGTATAAGCGTACATTAACCACAGTTGGTATTAATACTGAAGAAGGACGTAATAAGTTTAAGCAAGATTTAGAGAGTATTCATGAGCTATTTAAAAAACATATTTTGGTATATAGACCAAGTCTAGATATTAATAAAGTAGCTACTGGCGAATATTGGTTTGGTAAAGATGCCCTTGAGTTAGGCTTGATTGATAAAATTCAGACTTATGATGATTATTTAATCGATTTACTTAACAAACAGTATGATATATATGAAGTAAGTTATGTTATAAAAAAAGAAAAGGGATTATTAAAGTCTAAGCTTAATATGCTTAAAAGAACTATAGCAAACTTCTTGTATGCACATAAAATAATATAG
- a CDS encoding LPS-assembly protein LptD produces the protein MLNWINKYLLMCFGTVLFTVQANAARIISNNPIKEDWQCKVVDGEWSCKRAKKPKNVFSKELITAEKEKAIADDLAWVNKPSYFVGGYYSNDSQFTKALCESKKTDLSYERSEFDNDGTLIASGNVQVLQCDQELYGNNAIINLNYNNSAIRSLVMTGNVIAKQPSTGIVIRTTELDADIMNKTYSTGEAYFRLAREMPDTRIYDKDHFSGYLRGYAKTFKKETSGDLILTDGYITSGDPYDNAWKITGNNIDIDTNTGMAYVKNGYFEIQDIPVMYVPFFSHPINNQRRSGFLFPSFVQNANSGIGLSVPYYFNLAPNYDLLLNNVIWSERGIMENGTFRYMTKYFQGQFEGSIVPYDFKKGKIRGAFTLSTTGQYENFNTNLKYEYVSDQNYYNDFSAGNINLVTKTLLDREFNLNYGNDYIDSGITVLDYGVVNPTIDLANIPYAKLPEARFNVTSDGYTPDYVTLSANTLNTYFYKSPWPVNPSVSSVEGTNVSGFRSYEAPKIKGNFANNWVYLNPSLEVPIRYYQLNNKTTDTIQFSKNSVTSVLPIFNIDAGAYFDRDYTTENGSYTQTIRPRLFYTYIPYQNQNDIPIFDTNLQNEQYMQMFQVNRFTGYDRINNANKLTYALESYITSQDDGSTLASAKIGQMVYFADRKVNLCQGNSACPYPGLEDPYSKNIFSPVMSSFEFQVMKNIYLSAQINYRFQTQKVDYQVYQLSYKDENENIFNISYNNILDNWNSITQEQINQGQMPPSQETITLSTVLNVTDHWGITSLWNYNFRQKLISNVFVGVQYNAKSWAVRALWQASAYTNQDPNNPTKLGDLTNTYMVEFELKGLGGIGNTSNISSYLQQINGYKVGEWGEGV, from the coding sequence ATGTTAAATTGGATTAATAAGTATCTGTTGATGTGTTTTGGTACTGTATTGTTTACAGTGCAGGCAAATGCTGCGCGGATAATAAGTAATAACCCTATTAAAGAAGATTGGCAGTGTAAAGTTGTCGACGGCGAGTGGAGTTGTAAAAGAGCAAAGAAGCCAAAAAATGTTTTCAGTAAAGAGCTTATTACAGCAGAAAAAGAAAAAGCTATTGCAGATGATCTAGCATGGGTTAATAAGCCATCATATTTTGTTGGTGGATACTACAGTAACGATAGTCAGTTTACTAAAGCATTATGTGAGTCTAAAAAAACAGATCTTAGCTATGAGAGATCTGAGTTTGATAATGATGGAACATTAATAGCATCTGGAAATGTCCAAGTACTACAATGTGATCAGGAACTGTATGGTAATAATGCGATAATAAACTTAAATTATAATAACAGTGCTATAAGGTCGCTAGTTATGACTGGCAATGTTATCGCTAAGCAACCATCGACAGGTATAGTTATCCGTACTACAGAGTTAGATGCTGATATTATGAATAAAACTTATAGTACCGGTGAAGCATACTTTAGATTAGCACGCGAAATGCCTGATACTCGTATATATGATAAAGATCATTTTAGTGGTTATTTACGTGGTTATGCTAAAACATTCAAAAAAGAAACTTCAGGTGACCTAATACTCACTGATGGATATATTACCTCAGGTGATCCTTATGATAATGCTTGGAAAATTACCGGTAATAATATTGATATAGATACAAATACTGGAATGGCATATGTAAAGAATGGTTATTTTGAAATCCAAGATATTCCAGTAATGTACGTGCCATTTTTTTCACATCCAATTAATAATCAAAGAAGATCAGGTTTCTTGTTTCCAAGTTTTGTGCAAAATGCTAATTCTGGTATTGGTTTATCGGTGCCTTATTATTTTAATCTTGCCCCTAATTATGACTTGTTACTAAATAATGTTATATGGTCTGAAAGAGGTATAATGGAAAATGGTACATTCCGTTATATGACTAAATATTTCCAAGGCCAGTTTGAGGGCTCAATAGTGCCTTATGATTTTAAAAAAGGAAAAATACGTGGCGCCTTTACCTTATCAACTACAGGTCAGTATGAGAATTTTAATACAAACTTGAAATATGAGTATGTTAGTGATCAGAACTACTATAATGATTTTTCGGCTGGAAATATTAACTTAGTTACAAAGACATTATTAGATAGAGAGTTTAATCTAAACTATGGTAATGACTATATAGATTCTGGTATAACTGTATTAGACTATGGTGTTGTAAATCCAACTATTGACCTTGCTAATATACCTTATGCTAAACTTCCTGAGGCGAGGTTTAATGTAACATCAGATGGTTACACTCCTGATTACGTGACACTTAGTGCAAATACCCTAAATACGTATTTTTACAAATCACCATGGCCAGTTAATCCAAGTGTGAGTTCTGTAGAAGGAACTAATGTGAGTGGTTTTAGATCTTATGAAGCTCCAAAGATAAAAGGAAATTTTGCTAATAACTGGGTATATCTAAACCCATCGTTAGAAGTACCTATTCGTTATTATCAATTAAATAATAAAACTACAGATACTATTCAATTTAGTAAAAATAGTGTGACTAGTGTGTTACCTATATTTAATATTGATGCAGGGGCGTATTTTGATAGAGATTATACTACTGAGAATGGTTCATACACTCAGACCATCAGACCTAGACTATTTTATACTTATATCCCTTATCAGAATCAGAATGATATCCCTATATTTGATACGAACTTACAGAATGAGCAATATATGCAAATGTTTCAAGTGAATAGGTTTACCGGTTATGATAGGATTAATAATGCCAACAAGTTGACATATGCACTAGAGTCTTACATTACTAGCCAAGATGATGGAAGTACTTTAGCATCTGCTAAAATTGGTCAGATGGTGTATTTTGCTGATAGAAAGGTTAATTTGTGTCAAGGAAACTCAGCTTGTCCATATCCTGGCTTGGAAGATCCATATTCAAAAAATATTTTCTCACCTGTTATGTCATCTTTTGAGTTTCAGGTTATGAAAAATATTTATCTTTCAGCACAAATTAACTATAGATTCCAAACTCAAAAAGTAGATTATCAAGTCTATCAACTATCATATAAGGATGAAAATGAGAATATTTTCAATATTTCATATAATAATATTTTAGACAACTGGAACTCTATTACTCAGGAGCAAATAAACCAGGGACAAATGCCTCCATCTCAAGAAACTATCACTCTATCAACAGTTCTAAATGTTACTGATCATTGGGGTATTACATCATTATGGAACTATAACTTTAGGCAAAAGCTAATCTCTAACGTATTTGTAGGTGTTCAATATAATGCTAAGTCTTGGGCAGTTAGAGCTCTATGGCAAGCAAGTGCATATACCAATCAAGATCCTAACAATCCAACAAAACTTGGTGATTTGACTAATACTTATATGGTTGAATTTGAGTTAAAAGGCCTTGGAGGTATTGGTAATACTAGTAATATATCTTCATATCTACAACAAATAAATGGTTATAAAGTAGGAGAGTGGGGAGAAGGTGTGTAA
- the hemB gene encoding porphobilinogen synthase has product MSFPISRPRRLRITQAFRDMVAETTLNVDDLMYPIFVVHGQGIKKEISSIPNQYNWSVDRLDELVDQVVKAGIKSLMIFGIPKTKDLVASENYDPNGITQQAIRKIKQVAPELVVATDVCMCSFTPHGHCGVLDEYDYVDNDKTLEILQKTAVSHAQAGADIVAPSGMIDGMIIAIRQVLDEANFETVSIMSYSVKYASAYYDPFRSACNSSLNGDRKTYQMDYRNKKEAIREALADVEQGADFIMVKPALSYLDIINELNHIIDLPIAAYHVSGEYVMIKAAVSAGLVDEKLITIETLISMKRAGAKVILTYSALNMANWLKD; this is encoded by the coding sequence ATGAGTTTTCCAATATCACGTCCACGCAGACTTAGGATTACACAAGCTTTTCGCGATATGGTTGCCGAGACAACTTTAAATGTTGATGACTTGATGTATCCAATATTTGTCGTACATGGTCAAGGCATTAAAAAAGAAATTTCAAGTATACCAAATCAATATAACTGGTCAGTAGACAGACTTGATGAGTTGGTTGATCAAGTTGTCAAGGCTGGAATAAAAAGTCTAATGATATTTGGTATACCCAAAACTAAAGATCTTGTTGCATCGGAGAATTACGATCCTAATGGTATAACACAGCAGGCAATTAGAAAAATTAAACAAGTTGCTCCAGAGCTTGTAGTAGCTACAGATGTATGTATGTGTAGTTTTACACCACATGGGCATTGTGGGGTTTTAGATGAATATGATTATGTTGATAATGATAAAACATTAGAAATATTACAAAAAACAGCTGTTTCTCACGCGCAGGCTGGAGCAGATATTGTAGCACCAAGTGGGATGATAGATGGGATGATAATTGCAATACGACAAGTTTTAGATGAGGCAAATTTTGAGACTGTAAGTATTATGTCATATTCTGTCAAATATGCGTCTGCATATTATGACCCATTTAGAAGTGCTTGTAATTCATCACTTAATGGTGATCGTAAAACTTATCAGATGGATTATCGCAATAAGAAAGAAGCAATCCGTGAAGCGCTTGCAGATGTTGAGCAGGGTGCGGATTTTATTATGGTTAAGCCAGCATTAAGTTATCTGGATATCATCAATGAGCTAAATCATATTATAGATTTACCAATAGCAGCATATCATGTCAGCGGTGAGTATGTGATGATAAAAGCTGCCGTTAGTGCCGGCTTAGTTGATGAAAAGCTAATTACTATTGAAACACTTATATCGATGAAAAGAGCTGGCGCTAAAGTGATACTTACATATAGTGCTTTAAATATGGCTAATTGGTTAAAAGATTAA
- a CDS encoding oxidative damage protection protein has translation MTKVFCKKYHQELDAIPFQPIPGELGKKIHAEISNQAWQAWLAYQTILINEYRLNLIDQKAKEFLKEQMHKFLFQNEEEKPEQFSEI, from the coding sequence ATGACAAAAGTTTTTTGTAAAAAATATCATCAAGAGTTAGATGCAATTCCATTTCAGCCAATACCTGGCGAGCTAGGTAAAAAAATTCATGCGGAAATCTCTAATCAAGCTTGGCAAGCATGGTTAGCGTATCAAACCATCTTGATTAACGAATACCGTTTAAATCTAATTGATCAAAAAGCAAAAGAATTTCTCAAAGAACAAATGCATAAATTTCTATTTCAGAATGAAGAAGAAAAACCAGAACAATTCAGTGAAATATAG
- the sspA gene encoding transcriptional regulator SspA: MMKVTLYTTKYCPYSLRARIALSEKKMSTDIVEAGDLEPGMIKKISPNGVFPVLREKDYNINNRKALLIYIDERFPAPSLLPSVVNERIKIRLSLDKIDNEWYPVLDQIRKNRTNEAKLKSIFKDLKESLLVMEKAFTGSEFFISSGFTLADCYISALIICLEAEGFILDEEYGAIYEYMKRLFARDSVKKANLKGGTGESLLKTLRAHR, from the coding sequence TTGATGAAAGTTACATTATATACAACAAAGTATTGTCCATATTCGCTTAGAGCGAGAATTGCTTTATCAGAAAAAAAAATGTCAACAGATATTGTGGAGGCTGGGGACTTAGAACCAGGTATGATCAAGAAGATCTCTCCTAATGGTGTTTTCCCTGTTTTAAGGGAGAAAGACTATAATATTAATAATAGAAAAGCATTGTTAATCTATATAGATGAGAGGTTTCCTGCTCCAAGTTTGTTACCAAGTGTGGTCAATGAGCGTATAAAGATACGCTTATCGCTTGATAAGATTGATAACGAGTGGTATCCAGTACTAGATCAAATTCGCAAGAACAGGACAAACGAGGCGAAGCTTAAATCGATATTCAAAGATTTAAAAGAAAGTCTACTAGTGATGGAGAAAGCTTTTACTGGATCAGAGTTTTTTATATCTTCTGGCTTTACTCTAGCGGATTGTTATATATCTGCTTTGATTATTTGTTTAGAAGCAGAAGGATTTATTCTAGATGAGGAGTATGGTGCAATTTATGAATATATGAAAAGGCTCTTTGCTAGAGACTCCGTTAAAAAAGCTAACTTAAAAGGTGGCACTGGTGAATCATTGCTTAAAACTCTAAGAGCACATAGATAA
- a CDS encoding TusE/DsrC/DsvC family sulfur relay protein, protein MNNYNTDEQGFLLDFASWDINFCNLAAAQENISLTQDHILVIKFLRQFYQQTNKSPAIRELVKVLKEKYDEKIGSSLYLQMLFPVSPAVQAAKLAGLPKPKRCI, encoded by the coding sequence GTGAATAACTACAACACAGACGAGCAAGGCTTTTTACTTGACTTTGCAAGTTGGGATATAAATTTCTGCAATTTAGCTGCTGCACAAGAAAATATATCACTGACACAAGATCATATACTTGTTATAAAGTTTCTACGTCAATTTTATCAACAAACCAATAAATCGCCAGCAATTAGAGAGCTTGTAAAAGTTTTGAAGGAAAAATACGATGAAAAAATAGGTAGTAGTCTATATTTACAAATGTTATTTCCAGTATCACCAGCCGTACAAGCAGCTAAGTTAGCTGGTTTGCCTAAACCTAAACGATGTATTTAA
- a CDS encoding DNA polymerase III subunit delta' C-terminal domain-containing protein, which translates to MLSLTTHQQLLDNFLEQKAKHILHHAFIFRVEDAVLLDSFINSLCQLLLGEKTLSYNDSPYINIAAIENDEIKVTEIKKIIKNCELTAHNDLAKIIIIQELDLLNESAANALLKTLEEPTQNTFFLMFTRNYNGVLATVKSRSLVYDIKFTQNDKYNYLKYTFDMSKDAIEKSLQMTRNDINIIAKIKLEQHFWRLRNNLIKVLANQVNLNVFLKADNLHFNDTLYWLTSIVIDVYYYKLDEQNQDIANYDKLAVIKYLAAKFDADYIYKLYSKALKARSYFVKFKNVDKELVLEHLILEIIK; encoded by the coding sequence GTGTTATCTCTAACTACACATCAGCAACTTCTAGATAATTTTCTAGAGCAAAAAGCTAAGCATATACTGCATCATGCTTTTATATTCAGAGTAGAGGATGCTGTATTGCTAGATAGCTTTATTAACTCGTTGTGTCAATTATTGTTAGGTGAGAAAACACTTAGTTATAATGACTCGCCGTATATCAATATAGCAGCGATTGAAAATGATGAGATTAAAGTTACAGAAATTAAAAAAATAATCAAAAATTGCGAGTTGACCGCACATAATGATTTAGCAAAGATTATTATAATTCAAGAGCTTGATTTATTAAATGAATCAGCCGCTAATGCATTATTGAAAACTTTAGAAGAACCAACACAGAATACTTTTTTTTTGATGTTTACAAGAAACTACAATGGTGTTTTAGCGACTGTCAAAAGTAGATCTTTAGTTTATGATATCAAATTTACTCAAAACGATAAGTATAATTATCTAAAATATACATTTGATATGTCAAAAGATGCTATTGAAAAGTCACTACAAATGACACGTAATGATATAAATATAATTGCTAAAATTAAGCTTGAGCAACATTTTTGGCGACTGAGAAATAACTTGATTAAAGTGCTGGCTAATCAGGTTAATCTAAATGTGTTTCTGAAAGCAGATAACCTACATTTTAATGATACTCTTTATTGGTTAACTAGTATAGTTATAGATGTTTATTACTATAAACTTGATGAGCAAAACCAAGACATAGCAAACTATGATAAACTAGCAGTGATAAAATATCTTGCGGCTAAATTTGATGCTGATTATATATACAAACTGTATTCTAAAGCTCTAAAGGCACGAAGTTATTTTGTAAAATTTAAAAATGTAGATAAAGAATTAGTCCTAGAACACTTAATATTAGAAATTATAAAATAG
- the trmL gene encoding tRNA (uridine(34)/cytosine(34)/5-carboxymethylaminomethyluridine(34)-2'-O)-methyltransferase TrmL, which produces MIDIVLYEPEIPPNTGNIIRLCANVGANLHLIEPLGFKLEDKQLRRAGLDYHKFVDLKIYKNFAEFYQENKDKQIWVCTTKAKQYYHQVNFGCDDVLLFGPETRGLPADVLELLRQTQLKIPMHKNSRSLNLSNSVAVILYSALNKIGFEKLGLL; this is translated from the coding sequence ATGATAGATATAGTTTTATACGAACCAGAGATTCCGCCTAATACGGGGAATATTATTCGGCTGTGTGCTAATGTTGGAGCTAATTTGCATCTTATTGAGCCTTTAGGTTTTAAGTTAGAAGATAAACAACTAAGAAGAGCAGGTTTAGACTATCACAAGTTTGTCGATCTTAAGATTTATAAAAACTTCGCTGAGTTTTATCAAGAAAATAAAGATAAGCAAATTTGGGTATGTACAACCAAAGCAAAACAATATTATCATCAAGTAAATTTTGGTTGTGATGACGTTTTGCTTTTTGGCCCTGAAACTAGAGGTTTACCTGCAGATGTATTAGAGCTACTTAGACAAACACAGCTTAAGATACCAATGCATAAAAATAGTCGTAGTTTAAATTTATCAAATTCTGTGGCGGTTATTTTATATAGTGCTTTAAACAAAATCGGTTTTGAAAAATTAGGATTGTTATAG
- the argS gene encoding arginine--tRNA ligase produces MNIENYLSEILAKVFQKLGYAESFAKVVTSTREGVGHFQCNGAMPLAKFVKKPPFIIAEEIIEHIDAKDVFAKLEVAKPGFINMTLAPRFLANTTDKFLNSVKFGAQNYLSSKKVVLDFGGPNVAKPMHVGHIRSALLGDALQRIHRFYDDIVVSDVHLGDWGTQMGMLIEEIKLQSPQLAYFDETYTGEYPSESPVTVQELAEIYPRASKRCKSDIIEMEKVRLATFELQQGRRGYVALWQHFVKISIDAIKKDFDSLDVHFDLWLGESDANKFVNEMINYFKANNFIYEDQGAWIINTNKDGVPPLIVIKKDGGFMYGTTDLATLWQRSRDLDPDEIIYVVDKRQSLHFKQVFSVAERTKVVSEKCKLKHVAFGTVNGKDGRPFKTREGGVMHLADLISQAKEYAKNRMPDEHDDSIIDQVAMATIKFGDLVNNYANDYIFDLEKFAQHEGKTGPYLLYTAVRAKSILRKIFGENYDIQSLILIKDYKVVNAHNEHEEKLQLQLIQFPIAVQRAYENSQPHHICEYAYSLANSFNKFYVNCPIINLDDKSFKKARIALCMATVKAMTIASDLLGISIPERM; encoded by the coding sequence ATGAATATAGAAAATTATTTATCAGAAATTCTTGCAAAAGTATTCCAAAAACTAGGTTATGCAGAAAGTTTTGCTAAAGTTGTAACCTCAACTCGTGAAGGTGTGGGACATTTTCAGTGTAATGGAGCTATGCCTTTAGCTAAATTTGTAAAAAAACCACCTTTTATAATTGCCGAAGAGATAATAGAGCATATTGATGCCAAGGATGTTTTTGCAAAACTAGAAGTTGCTAAACCAGGTTTTATAAACATGACTTTAGCACCAAGATTCTTAGCTAATACTACAGATAAGTTTTTAAATTCCGTTAAGTTTGGTGCTCAAAATTATTTATCATCTAAAAAAGTAGTTCTTGACTTTGGTGGTCCTAATGTTGCTAAACCAATGCATGTTGGTCATATTAGATCGGCACTTTTAGGTGATGCTTTACAAAGGATCCACCGATTCTATGATGATATTGTTGTCTCTGACGTACACCTAGGTGATTGGGGTACGCAAATGGGTATGCTTATAGAGGAAATAAAACTACAATCGCCACAACTTGCATATTTTGATGAAACTTATACCGGAGAGTATCCTTCTGAATCACCAGTAACTGTTCAAGAGCTAGCTGAAATTTATCCTCGTGCTTCGAAAAGATGTAAATCTGACATAATTGAAATGGAAAAAGTTAGACTAGCTACCTTTGAATTACAACAAGGCCGCAGAGGCTATGTTGCACTTTGGCAACATTTTGTAAAAATTTCGATAGATGCAATTAAAAAAGATTTTGATAGCTTAGATGTACATTTTGATTTATGGTTAGGTGAAAGTGATGCTAATAAATTTGTCAATGAGATGATTAATTACTTTAAAGCTAATAATTTTATCTATGAAGATCAAGGTGCTTGGATTATAAATACAAATAAAGATGGTGTACCACCTCTTATAGTCATCAAAAAAGACGGTGGTTTTATGTACGGTACTACCGATCTAGCTACTTTGTGGCAACGCAGTAGAGATCTCGATCCAGATGAAATAATCTATGTAGTTGATAAAAGACAGTCTCTTCATTTTAAACAAGTATTTAGCGTTGCTGAGAGAACAAAAGTTGTCAGTGAAAAATGTAAACTTAAACACGTAGCCTTCGGCACAGTTAATGGCAAAGATGGTCGCCCTTTTAAAACTCGTGAAGGTGGTGTGATGCATTTGGCAGATTTAATTTCTCAAGCAAAAGAATATGCCAAAAACAGGATGCCTGACGAGCACGATGATAGTATTATTGATCAAGTAGCTATGGCAACTATTAAATTTGGTGACCTAGTCAATAACTATGCTAATGATTATATCTTTGATTTAGAAAAATTTGCGCAGCATGAAGGTAAAACAGGCCCTTATCTTTTATATACTGCAGTTAGAGCCAAATCAATTCTTAGAAAAATATTTGGTGAAAACTATGATATCCAATCTCTAATTCTAATAAAAGATTACAAAGTTGTAAATGCACATAATGAACATGAAGAAAAACTCCAGTTGCAATTAATACAGTTTCCTATTGCTGTACAAAGAGCTTATGAAAATTCGCAACCACATCATATTTGCGAGTATGCATACTCATTAGCTAATAGTTTTAACAAATTTTATGTTAATTGTCCTATTATTAATCTTGATGATAAGTCATTTAAAAAAGCAAGAATTGCTCTATGTATGGCAACTGTTAAAGCTATGACAATCGCTTCAGATTTATTAGGTATCTCTATTCCAGAGAGAATGTAA
- the yhbY gene encoding ribosome assembly RNA-binding protein YhbY, which yields MDVKQQKKLKAQVHSLKPVVLIGEKGLTENVILEIDLALASHQLIKVKAGRLPKEEKQQIASEITQTTKSELVQIIGNIIVLYRRNPNKGKR from the coding sequence ATGGATGTAAAACAACAAAAAAAATTAAAAGCTCAAGTACACAGCTTAAAGCCAGTCGTTCTGATAGGTGAGAAAGGCTTAACAGAAAATGTAATTTTAGAGATTGACTTAGCTTTAGCATCACATCAATTAATAAAGGTAAAGGCAGGTCGTTTACCTAAAGAAGAAAAGCAACAAATTGCCAGTGAAATTACTCAAACCACAAAGTCTGAGCTTGTGCAGATTATTGGCAATATTATAGTCTTATATAGAAGAAACCCAAATAAAGGCAAAAGGTAG